The stretch of DNA tgccttttatttttcttcctcttcttaatcAACCCTTTCTCCATGAAgccctgttttcttttattgaagaATGGTATTCAGAAACCAAGATCTAAGTACTGGATGTGCTCGTTATTGCAGGCATGCATAGTAGGTTGTAAAAAGCAACAGAACACAGTGAGAATCACAATGCAGATAAAAGAACTGCAATAAAATGCCAATTCATACTCCACAGTGCTGTTCCTCTAtctactatcttttttttttttttttgatttaataaagttttatttttccaaatatacagTTGGTTTGACCTGTTCACGCATCTTCACCAGCAGGTGGGGCATCTCCACCCTTAGTATTTCTGGTGTAAATTACTTGAGCTCTGTGGTTTGAAACCAGCTTCATAAGTCCTTTACTAAGGAGCTCCTGAAGGGCTGCCCTGGCCAGGGAACCTTGAATCTTCAGTCTCTCAGAGACCACAGCTGGGGTTATAAGCTTATAGTTGGGAACTTCCTTACAGAGTTTGTCATGTGTAGCTTTGTCAAACAAGACTAAGTTGTTGAGCTTGTCCCGAACTCTGCCTTTCGACCACTTCTTCTTTTTGGCCTTGCCCCCAGATTTGTTCACTGGGTCTTTGTCTTTCTTGGCCGCCGACTTTCCcgcatctttcttcttcttcttgtccTTGGGCGGCACTGCAAAGCTTGGAGAAGTGCTGCAGCTACCACAGCCTCGTTAAGATGTcccactatcttttttttttttttttttttgagactgagtttcactttgttgccagggctagagtgccgtggtgtcagcctagctcatagcaacctcaaactcctgggctcaaacgatcctcctgcctcagcctcccgagtagctgggactacaggcatgtgccaccatgcccagctgattttttctatgtatttttagttggccaattaatttctttgtatttatagtaaagacggggtctcgctcttgctcaggctggttttgaactcctgaccttcagtgatccacctgcctcagcctctcagagtgctaggattacaggcgtgagccaccgcacctggccctctATCCACTATCTTTAACCTGCATGGTTAAATAACAAAACCACTCTCTGGAACTGGGTAGAGAGACTAGGCAGGCGCTATCAACTTTGTATCCTGGGCCCACCATGGAGCCTGAGACATAAAGAGGCCTCTTATAGCTATTTGTTACTGGGAAAAGTGGGCACCAACATGGCTCTCAGCAATATGAAAAGTGATCAGTGTGACCTGGACAGCTGCCCAACAGTGGAGAAAGGTTGCTTTCTTGAAACG from Microcebus murinus isolate Inina chromosome 22, M.murinus_Inina_mat1.0, whole genome shotgun sequence encodes:
- the LOC142863501 gene encoding small ribosomal subunit protein eS25-like, translated to RGCGSCSTSPSFAVPPKDKKKKKDAGKSAAKKDKDPVNKSGGKAKKKKWSKGRVRDKLNNLVLFDKATHDKLCKEVPNYKLITPAVVSERLKIQGSLARAALQELLSKGLMKLVSNHRAQVIYTRNTKGGDAPPAGEDA